Below is a genomic region from Mycolicibacter hiberniae.
GTCGCGTCGCCTGTTTGGGGTTCCAGTCGTAACGAGTGTTGCTCAGGCTGTGGGTGTTTCACACGCAATCGCGAAAGACAGTTGCGCGCTCGATCTCGACACGTACGGCGTATCGCTTCAGTACAGCGAAACATCGGGCACAGATTTCGCGACCAACACCGTCAGGGCCCGGTGCGAGATGAGAGCGTCAGCGTCGATCTACTCGCCGCTCGGTGTCGTCATCGCGGATCTGACAACATGAGCCTTGCTGCGCGATGCAGAGTGACATCGCGCAGCAAGGGGGCCGGGTGCGGCGCGCGGCGACAGATGAATCCTGAGCGCCCGCCGCGCCCGCCACCACAAGTGTCTAACGCGTTAGACACTTCGCGAACTGAGAGGAGCACGCTGTGCCTGCACCACTGCCGCCGAAGATCCGACTTCTGCACGGCCGCGGCAACGGCAAAGACTCCGCCGGATACGTTGTACCGACACCGCCGTCGTTCGAACGTGTCGCACCCGAGCCACCCGACTGGCTCGATGACGAAGGACGCGACGAATGGCAACGCGTCATCGACGATCTCGCGCCGCTCAATCTGCTGAAGAACAGTGATCGTGCTGTGCTCGTCGCACACTGCGAAGCATGGAGCAGACTCGTCGCAGCTGTAAAGCACTACCACGCTGACGGACTCACGAAAACAAACCCCGACAGCGGTCGCGTCGCGAAGCACCCGTCAGTGACGACAGCGACAGAAGCAGCTGCGCAACTCATGAAGACAGCAAATCAGCTCGGGTTGACGCCGGTGAGCGAGCGCGGGCTCGGCACGATCACAGTGCGCGACGATGACGACGACCCATTCGCCGCCAGCTGAACGTCGCGACCGTGTTGTGACTCTTGAATCCCACATCGTGGGCGAATCGTTTCAGTGACACCCTGTCAGATCTGACAGGGTTACTACTGGCACTGTTCCCGTTGTCGACCGCGACGTTGCGGGCGATCCGCAGGCCGACTTCCCAGTCGCCGCCGCGCAGCATCGCGAAGCGCACAGAACCGCAACGGCGTGTGTATCCATCGCGCGCACGCGTTCTGATCGCTCACAGCGCGCCTGACACGGCAGTAATCACAGCCGGTGCGCGACGAGCCGCACGCGCTTGACGTCGCTGCTGCGACTCGCCGCATCTCCCAGGGCGCGCCAACGGCTGCTACATCTGAGCGGGTGAGCGACAACGAACACGCAGCAGTCGACACGCGCCATCGCAGCTGCAACGGTGTCAGCAAAGACAGCGTCAGTCGCGATCTAGCAACTGTCTCAAATGAGACAGTTGACGCGCCGGTGCCGATCAGCGCGCAGCGCGTGCTCATGTCGTAGAACACTGATCGCTGCCGCGCCGACGCGACAACATGAACCACACGGCACGTCGAGCGTGGGAGAATTTGCAGCATGAGCGAATTTGAACTCTCGAAGGACCCGATCTTCGCCGAGATCAAAGCCACGACCTACCCACCCGACGCGGTGGTGAGTCAGCAGCTTCGGGAGTTCCTCGTCGAACTCGACAAGCACCCCAACGACACGCAGCGGAGCTTGGGTCTGATGGCCAGCATGGCCCCGATGGCCGCTTGGGCAATCACAGAGCTGGAGAAGCAGCTCATCGCGTTACGTCGCGAAGTGCGGGGCGTGTAGGGGACTCGGCCCGCTGCCAGCAGCGACAACGAACACACAATAAATCTGTCTTCAGCGTGTCGCGCGTGCTCGCGTCGCAGACACAGATCGCTGCCAGCGCGTCGCGACCCAGTGCACACGATCAGCACGAGCAGAAGCTTTCGTCACTGTCTCCCCGCACAGACCGCACGCACACGCGCCCTGATGCGTTCGCAGCTGCTCGATCACACGCTCGATCACACTCATCGTGACTGGCTGCTGACTGCGCTCACACTGCCGGAAGATCTCGACAGCAACACGCTCGACAGCGTCAACGGCACGCACGACGGCTAGTGTCGCACCGGGCGCAGCGCAGCGCGCGTGTGTCGTTGCTCAACGACGTCAGCCCGACGCTGGTTCAATCAATGCGTGGCACGTTCCTCGAAGCGAAGCAGACGTGACCGGCGCAAACCCGACGTCACCATCACAAAGCACGATCTCGACGCAGCAGCGATACGACGTGCAGAGCAGCAGATGCAACGCGCACGCGACGCGATACTGCGTGGCGACACCTACCGCAACGGCGGCCGCGACGACGCACCGACCGACCGTGCGAGCGACGTCGAACGTCAGCAGTCACGCGAGTACATCGAACGCAAACGGCGAGGCTGATCTACAGAGAATTGGGCTCATACTGCGACGACAAGCAGAGTTTCCGCAGCTCAGAGAAACGTACTTTAGCAATCAGCATGCATCATCTCGTCAAGACGTTCTGGGGCTGGCGAGACAAGCAGCTGCCGGACGGGACGCTGATCCTGACCTCGCCGTCGGGACAGACCTACGTCACCACCCCGGGCGGCGCCCTGGTGTTCCCGCAGCTGTGCGCACCGACGGGGGAGCTGGCGCCGCTACGGCAGGCACCGGATACGGCCCGTGGCGAGCGCACCGCACTGATGCCGCGGCGCCGGCGCACCCGCGCCCAGCACCGCGCCGCCCGCATTGCCGCCGAACGCAGTCACAACCGCAAGGCCCGGCAAGCCCGGCGGCGCGTGGATCGGATCCCCGGTACCGGGGTCTCGCCACCGGACCCCGACGACGACCCGCCGCCCTTTTAAAAGCGCGCGTTAAAGCGGAGCCCTGCCGCTCGGGTCTGTCAGCGCCGAACCAGAACCGGCGACCGGTAACCGGCCATGGTGTAGAGCACCGGGGCGGCGGCTCGGGCGGCCATCACTCCGTAGGCGTCCTCGTACTGGGCCGCGAAAACCTGGGGGTCGCCGAAGCCACGGTCGATGCGGTCGCGGATGAACGCCAGCTGGACCACCTGGGTTGCGAAGCGCTTGACGGCCCGGCCGGCGGGCCGACCGCCGATGCGGGTGGCCTCGCGGATCGCCCTCCTGCGGTGGCGGATCGATCCCAGCCACGTCGCCTCGTTGGGGCTGATCAGCCCACTTGCCACCATGCCGGGCAGCTTGCTGGCCACCAGGTGCTGTTCGTGGCGGCGGCTCAACATGCCCAGCAGCACCATCAACAGGAACACCGGAGCCAGCCAGAACACGTAGGTCGCCAGGAACAGCTGCCCGCCGCCCATTGCCAGCGAGGCGTTCCACGAGGCGTGCATGGTCACCGCCGCCAGGTAGCCGAGCAGGATCAGGATGGCTTTCGGCCAGAAGCCGTGCCGGCGCAGCGCGAAGAACACCCCGATCCCGGTCATGGTGGTGAACAGCGGGTGCGCGAACGGGCCGAAGATCAGCCGGGCGATGGCCACCGCGGCCAGCTGGGCGGGGGAGTCGGCCGGCGCGATGTAGACGATGTCCTCCATCCAGGCGAAACCCACCGCGGTGACACCGGCGTAGACCATGCAGTCGGTCATCGAGTTCAGCGCCAGACGGCGGCGCCCGGTCAGCATGATCAGCAGGAACAGTCCCTTAGCCGCCTCCTCGATGAACGGTGCCTGGATGGCGGCCATGTCGAAGGTCTTCGACACCAGCGGCCGAACCGTCGCCACCGAAGATCCGAAGGTCTCCAGGCCCACGGCGAGCACCACCGCGACCGAGGCACCCCACAAGAACGCCAGCTGCAGCAGGCGGCGCGGCTCAGGCTCCCAGCGGTCCAGCCACCGGTAGCACAACAGCACCGCCAGCATCGACATGCTCGACAGCACCAGAGCGGTCAGAGTCCCGCCCGGGTTTGCGGCAGTGAACAGCAGCAACAGGAAGATCGTCAGGATGGTGAGCAGGACGAGGACGATGAGCGGCGCTCCGACCTTCCGCCGGTTCCGCATCTGAGGCATAGCGACGGAGCGTAGCCACCGGTTTGTCCAGCGTGCAACGCGTCGAGTAGCCTCAACAGGTAGGCCTCGACCAGTTCTAGACCAAGATCGTGGCCACCGCATGCCCAGCATGCGTGACAACACCCGTCCCTACTACGCCACAATGTCCGGAGCAACCCCACACATGCCAAGTCCCACCGTCACCTCGCCGCAAGTAGCCGTCAACGACATCGGCTCGGCCGAGGACTTTCTCGCCGCCATCGACAAAACGATCAAGTACTTCAACGATGGCGACATCGTCGAAGGGACCATCGTCAAGGTTGACCGGGACGAGGTCCTGCTCGACATCGGTTACAAGACCGAAGGGGTCATCCCCTCCCGCGAACTGTCCATCAAGCACGACGTCGACCCCCACGAGGTGGTGTCCGTCGGTGATGAGATCGAGGCCCTGGTCCTTACCAAAGAGGACAAAGAAGGCCGCCTGATCCTGTCCAAGAAGCGCGCCCAGTACGAGCGCGCCTGGGGCACCATCGAGGAGCTCAAGGAGAAGGACGAGGCCGTCAAGGGCACCGTCATCGAGGTCGTCAAGGGCGGCCTGATCCTCGACATCGGCCTGCGCGGCTTCCTGCCGGCCTCGCTGGTGGAGATGCGCCGGGTCCGCGACCTGCAGCCCTACATCGGCAAAGAGATCGAAGCCAAGATCATCGAGCTGGACAAGAACCGCAACAACGTGGTGCTGTCGCGTCGCGCCTGGCTGGAGCAGACCCAGTCCGAGGTGCGCAGCGAGTTCCTCAACCAGCTGCAGAAGGGCGCCGTCCGCAAGGGCGTCGTGTCCTCGATCGTCAACTTCGGCGCCTTCGTCGACCTGGGCGGCGTGGACGGCCTGGTGCACGTCTCCGAGCTGTCCTGGAAGCACATCGACCACCCGTCCGAGGTCGTTCAGGTGGGCGACGAGGTCACCGTCGAGGTGCTCGACGTCGACATGGACCGCGAGCGGGTTTCGCTGTCGCTCAAGGCCACTCAGGAAGACCCGTGGCGTCACTTCGCCCGCACCCACGCGATCGGTCAGATCGTCCCGGGCAAGGTCACCAAGTTGGTGCCGTTCGGTGCGTTCGTCCGCGTCGAGGAGGGCATCGAGGGCTTGGTGCACATCTCCGAGCTGGCTGAGCACCACGTCGAGGTGCCGGACCAGGTGGTCGCCGTCGGCGACGACGCCATGGTCAAGGTCATCGACATCGACCTGGACCGCCGCCGGATCTCGCTGAGCCTCAAGCAGGCCAACGAGGACTACAGCGAGGAGTTCGACCCCTCGAAGTACGGCATGGCCGACAGCTACGACGAGCAGGGCAACTACATCTTCCCCGAGGGCTTCGACGCCGAGACCAACGAGTGGATCGACGGTTTCGACAAGCAGCGCACCGAGTGGGAGGCCCGCTACGCCGAGGCCGAGCGCCGGCACAAGATGCACACCGCGCAGATGGAGAAGTTCGCCGCTGCCGAGCACGCCGAGTCCCGCTCGGGCGCTAACGGCTCGCACCGCGACGAGGCTCCGGCCGGCGGTTCGCTGGCCAGCGACGAGCAGCTCGCCGCGCTGCGGGAGAAGCTCGCCGGCAACAGCGCATAGCGCGCGCCCAACCGAAGGGGCGCAGATGCTGCGTATCGGTCTGACCGGCGGTATCGGCGCCGGGAAGTCGACAGTGTCGGCTACCTTCAGCCGGTGCGGTGGCGTCATCGTCGACGGTGACGTCATCGCCCGTGAGGTCGTTGAACCCGGCACCGAAGGCCTGGCCAAATTGGTCGAGGCCTTCGGGCCGGGGATCTTGCTGCCGGACGGCGCCCTGGATCGTCCGGCGCTGGCAGCGATCGCCTTCAGTGACGACGACAAGCGGGCCACGCTCAACGGCATCGTGCACCCATTGGTGGCGCACCGCCGCGCGGAGCTGATCGAGGCCGCCGGCCGCGATGCGGTGATCATCGAGGACATCCCGCTGCTGGTCGAGTCGCAGATGGCCCCGCTATTCCCGCTGGTTGTTGTGGTGCACGCCGACGTCGAGACCCGCCTGGCCCGGCTGACCGAGATCCGCG
It encodes:
- a CDS encoding PrsW family intramembrane metalloprotease; translation: MPQMRNRRKVGAPLIVLVLLTILTIFLLLLFTAANPGGTLTALVLSSMSMLAVLLCYRWLDRWEPEPRRLLQLAFLWGASVAVVLAVGLETFGSSVATVRPLVSKTFDMAAIQAPFIEEAAKGLFLLIMLTGRRRLALNSMTDCMVYAGVTAVGFAWMEDIVYIAPADSPAQLAAVAIARLIFGPFAHPLFTTMTGIGVFFALRRHGFWPKAILILLGYLAAVTMHASWNASLAMGGGQLFLATYVFWLAPVFLLMVLLGMLSRRHEQHLVASKLPGMVASGLISPNEATWLGSIRHRRRAIREATRIGGRPAGRAVKRFATQVVQLAFIRDRIDRGFGDPQVFAAQYEDAYGVMAARAAAPVLYTMAGYRSPVLVRR
- the rpsA gene encoding 30S ribosomal protein S1, producing MPSPTVTSPQVAVNDIGSAEDFLAAIDKTIKYFNDGDIVEGTIVKVDRDEVLLDIGYKTEGVIPSRELSIKHDVDPHEVVSVGDEIEALVLTKEDKEGRLILSKKRAQYERAWGTIEELKEKDEAVKGTVIEVVKGGLILDIGLRGFLPASLVEMRRVRDLQPYIGKEIEAKIIELDKNRNNVVLSRRAWLEQTQSEVRSEFLNQLQKGAVRKGVVSSIVNFGAFVDLGGVDGLVHVSELSWKHIDHPSEVVQVGDEVTVEVLDVDMDRERVSLSLKATQEDPWRHFARTHAIGQIVPGKVTKLVPFGAFVRVEEGIEGLVHISELAEHHVEVPDQVVAVGDDAMVKVIDIDLDRRRISLSLKQANEDYSEEFDPSKYGMADSYDEQGNYIFPEGFDAETNEWIDGFDKQRTEWEARYAEAERRHKMHTAQMEKFAAAEHAESRSGANGSHRDEAPAGGSLASDEQLAALREKLAGNSA
- a CDS encoding phage terminase small subunit P27 family, which codes for MPAPLPPKIRLLHGRGNGKDSAGYVVPTPPSFERVAPEPPDWLDDEGRDEWQRVIDDLAPLNLLKNSDRAVLVAHCEAWSRLVAAVKHYHADGLTKTNPDSGRVAKHPSVTTATEAAAQLMKTANQLGLTPVSERGLGTITVRDDDDDPFAAS